From Mycobacterium lacus, one genomic window encodes:
- a CDS encoding glycoside hydrolase 5 family protein, with protein sequence MHRRTALKLPLLLAAGAALAPAPRASAEPGRWSADRANSWYQAQGWLVGANYITSNAINQLEMFQPGTYDPRRIDSELALARFHGCNTVRVFLHDQLWAQDRAGFQSRLAQFVAIAGRHGIKPLFVLFDSCWDPFPRPGRQRAPRPGVHNSGWVQSPGADHLDDRRYRGILYDYVVGVLGQFRTDDRVLGWDLWNEPDNPARVYRKVERKDKLERVAELLPQVFRWARSVDPAQPLTSGVWRGDWEEPQRRSAISGIQLDNSDVITFHSYAGPAGFESRITELAPLGRPIICTEYLARTQGSTVEGILPIAKRRNVGAFNWGLVAGKTQTYLPWDSWDHPYTTPPKVWFSDLLLPDGRPYRDSEIHTIRKLVSEQSRE encoded by the coding sequence GTGCACCGTCGGACGGCCCTGAAGCTACCGCTGCTGCTGGCAGCAGGCGCGGCACTGGCCCCAGCGCCCCGCGCGTCGGCAGAACCAGGCCGGTGGTCAGCTGACCGTGCCAACAGCTGGTATCAAGCCCAAGGCTGGCTCGTCGGCGCGAACTACATCACCTCCAACGCCATCAACCAGCTCGAGATGTTTCAGCCAGGCACTTACGACCCCCGGCGCATCGATAGCGAGCTGGCATTGGCCCGATTCCACGGGTGCAACACCGTGCGGGTTTTCCTCCACGATCAGCTGTGGGCGCAGGATCGCGCGGGCTTCCAAAGCCGTCTCGCACAGTTCGTCGCCATCGCGGGACGCCACGGCATCAAACCTCTCTTTGTCTTGTTCGACTCCTGTTGGGACCCATTCCCCAGGCCGGGCCGCCAGCGCGCGCCGAGGCCTGGAGTGCACAACTCCGGTTGGGTGCAAAGCCCGGGGGCCGATCACCTCGATGACCGCCGCTACCGCGGCATTCTCTACGACTACGTGGTGGGCGTGTTGGGCCAATTCCGCACCGACGATCGCGTTTTAGGTTGGGACCTGTGGAATGAACCCGACAATCCCGCGCGTGTGTATCGCAAGGTGGAGAGAAAAGACAAGCTGGAACGTGTCGCGGAGCTGCTCCCCCAGGTGTTCCGGTGGGCGCGTTCAGTCGATCCCGCTCAACCGCTGACGAGTGGCGTGTGGCGAGGCGACTGGGAAGAGCCACAGCGCCGCAGCGCAATCAGTGGCATTCAACTGGACAACTCCGACGTGATCACCTTCCACTCCTATGCCGGGCCCGCGGGCTTCGAATCCCGGATCACTGAGCTGGCCCCACTGGGGCGGCCGATTATTTGCACCGAGTACCTGGCTCGGACCCAGGGCAGCACGGTCGAGGGAATCCTGCCAATTGCTAAGCGACGCAACGTCGGTGCATTCAATTGGGGTTTGGTAGCCGGGAAAACCCAGACGTACCTGCCGTGGGATTCCTGGGACCATCCGTACACCACGCCGCCGAAAGTATGGTTCAGCGATCTCCTCCTGCCCGATGGGCGGCCCTACCGGGACAGCGAAATTCACACGATCCGGAAGCTGGTGAGCGAGCAAAGCCGGGAGTGA
- a CDS encoding class I SAM-dependent methyltransferase, translated as MEAGRALDLGCGTGTDTIYLARHGWDVTAVDMVPKALAIARDSAIAAGVTPRFILGDVTRLDELDVGTGYTLLVDFGCFHTLPDDRRTAYVTAVSDAAAPGATLLLYGFRRPPKAAPLHAGMTADEVRQRFSTAGWELVEAERSHIKPVMAPRADDLFELWRYQLRRTAS; from the coding sequence ATGGAGGCCGGGCGCGCGCTCGATCTCGGCTGCGGCACCGGCACCGACACTATCTATCTCGCCAGACACGGCTGGGACGTGACGGCGGTGGACATGGTGCCCAAGGCCCTGGCGATCGCTCGGGATAGCGCCATCGCCGCCGGCGTCACGCCGCGGTTCATCCTCGGCGACGTGACCCGCTTGGATGAGCTCGACGTCGGCACCGGCTACACACTGCTGGTGGATTTCGGCTGCTTCCATACCCTTCCAGATGACCGGCGAACCGCATATGTCACCGCTGTCTCCGATGCCGCCGCCCCGGGCGCGACGCTTCTCCTCTACGGCTTCCGCCGGCCACCCAAAGCCGCGCCGTTGCACGCCGGCATGACGGCCGACGAGGTTCGCCAGCGCTTTAGCACGGCGGGCTGGGAACTGGTCGAGGCCGAACGCAGCCATATCAAACCGGTGATGGCACCGCGGGCGGACGACCTTTTCGAACTCTGGCGGTACCAACTCCGACGCACCGCATCGTAA
- a CDS encoding PE family protein, with protein MQSMAIDSAAGDIGSQVVECANQGLQAGVTASNSLTALPPAGAEEVSAQAVAAFTTEAAQMVALNQAAQEELIRAGSTISEIARMYADADATAANSVVGVSLQWGYRLATV; from the coding sequence ATGCAGTCAATGGCGATTGATTCGGCCGCGGGCGACATCGGTTCACAAGTCGTCGAGTGCGCAAACCAGGGGCTACAGGCCGGTGTGACGGCGTCGAACTCGTTGACCGCGTTGCCGCCCGCCGGCGCCGAGGAGGTCTCGGCGCAGGCCGTGGCGGCGTTCACGACAGAGGCCGCCCAGATGGTGGCGCTCAACCAGGCAGCGCAAGAAGAGCTGATACGGGCGGGCTCGACGATTTCAGAGATCGCCCGCATGTATGCGGATGCCGACGCCACCGCGGCCAACAGCGTGGTTGGCGTCAGTTTGCAATGGGGCTATCGACTGGCGACTGTCTAG
- a CDS encoding YbjQ family protein, with protein MLVVTTNDLPGWEIQRVCGEVFGLTVRSRNAFAQFGAGLKSMFGGELQGMTKNLAESRNEAMARLMNEARNKGGNAIIGMRFDTTELGDVWTEICAYGTAVQAVPVTDAARYTATQLGYGTVPQPQQPFGAG; from the coding sequence GTGCTCGTCGTCACTACCAACGACCTTCCCGGTTGGGAGATCCAACGCGTGTGCGGCGAAGTCTTCGGACTCACCGTCCGATCGCGGAACGCGTTCGCCCAGTTCGGTGCTGGCCTCAAGTCGATGTTCGGCGGCGAGCTGCAGGGCATGACCAAAAACCTGGCCGAGAGCCGCAACGAGGCGATGGCGCGGCTGATGAACGAGGCCCGCAACAAGGGCGGCAACGCGATCATTGGAATGCGCTTCGACACGACCGAGCTTGGCGACGTGTGGACGGAAATTTGTGCCTACGGCACCGCCGTGCAGGCCGTACCGGTCACCGACGCCGCCCGATACACCGCGACACAACTGGGTTATGGGACGGTGCCACAGCCGCAGCAGCCTTTCGGCGCCGGCTGA
- a CDS encoding DUF2237 family protein has translation MPDRRPDRNVLGGPLEPCGTEPLTGFYRDGCCSTGPEDRGRHTICAVVTAEFLEHQRSIGNDLLTPVPGYRFPGLLPGDRWCVTALNWLRAHRDGCAAPVAMASTHESTLEVVPFEVLKENAVDVPDDLGNL, from the coding sequence ATGCCTGATCGCCGGCCTGACCGCAATGTGCTGGGCGGCCCGTTGGAACCATGCGGCACCGAGCCGCTCACCGGCTTCTATCGGGACGGCTGCTGCTCGACCGGACCCGAGGACCGCGGCCGGCACACCATCTGTGCCGTAGTGACCGCCGAGTTCCTGGAGCACCAGCGCTCCATTGGCAACGATCTGTTGACACCCGTGCCCGGGTACCGGTTTCCCGGCCTGCTGCCAGGTGACCGTTGGTGTGTTACCGCCTTGAACTGGCTTCGCGCCCACCGTGACGGCTGCGCCGCCCCGGTGGCGATGGCGTCCACCCACGAGAGCACCCTCGAAGTGGTGCCCTTCGAGGTGCTCAAGGAGAACGCTGTCGACGTGCCCGACGACCTGGGCAACCTGTAG